A genomic stretch from Candidatus Omnitrophota bacterium includes:
- a CDS encoding aminodeoxychorismate/anthranilate synthase component II → MILMIDNYDSFTYNLVQYLGELGEKLKVFRNDKITVAEISRMRPKKIVISPGPGRPEDSGVSIDVIKRLAGKIPILGVCLGHQAIGYVFGAKVIKAKRLMHGKTSMIYHDAKGLFKGLPNPFEATRYHSLILEKKTLPECFKITAWTRQDEIMGIRHKDFSLWGVQFHPESIMTKSGKRLLKNFIGL, encoded by the coding sequence ATGATCCTGATGATCGATAATTATGATTCTTTTACCTATAATCTTGTCCAGTACCTCGGAGAATTGGGGGAGAAACTCAAGGTATTCAGGAATGACAAGATCACGGTCGCCGAGATATCAAGAATGCGCCCCAAAAAGATCGTCATTTCTCCGGGCCCGGGCAGGCCTGAGGACTCCGGCGTGTCCATAGATGTGATCAAGAGACTTGCCGGCAAGATCCCCATACTGGGTGTCTGCCTGGGGCATCAGGCAATAGGTTATGTTTTCGGGGCGAAAGTGATCAAGGCCAAACGGCTGATGCACGGCAAGACCTCAATGATCTATCATGACGCGAAGGGGTTATTTAAAGGGCTGCCCAATCCGTTTGAGGCGACAAGGTATCATTCTCTTATTCTGGAGAAGAAGACGCTGCCTGAATGTTTCAAGATAACCGCCTGGACACGGCAGGATGAGATTATGGGGATCAGGCATAAGGATTTCTCTCTATGGGGCGTGCAGTTTCATCCCGAGTCCATTATGACCAAGAGCGGCAAAAGATTATTAAAGAACTTTATTGGATTATGA
- the trpD gene encoding anthranilate phosphoribosyltransferase has protein sequence MIKEAIAKVIKCSDLSPSEMGSVMEEIMTGAATVGQMASFLTALSTKGETIDELTAAVSVMRGHVRKIKARKRMVLDTCGTGGDRKGTFNISTVAAFVAAGAGVTVAKHGNRSVSSSCGSADLLEELGIDINLKEADLEECLNSLGIAFLFAPNLHPAMKYAAPVRKEIGIRTIFNLLGPLTNPASATHQLIGVYDAGWTKPLACVLGRLGARHALVVHGKDGLDEVTTVSDTLVSEYRGGRVRSYKINPRDFGIKRSEPDDLCGGSREVNAEIAMDVLEGGRGAKRDIVVLNAGCAIYAADKARGIKEGIKMAERSLDSKAALKKLELLRSYSPRPFGSLQSVRNPKGRGSQAAKK, from the coding sequence ATGATAAAAGAAGCGATAGCAAAAGTGATCAAGTGCAGCGACCTTTCGCCGTCAGAGATGGGCTCTGTCATGGAGGAGATAATGACCGGCGCGGCCACTGTCGGCCAGATGGCTTCTTTTCTTACGGCGCTTAGCACCAAAGGAGAGACCATTGACGAGCTCACCGCCGCGGTAAGCGTGATGCGCGGGCATGTAAGAAAGATCAAGGCAAGGAAACGCATGGTCCTTGATACCTGCGGCACAGGCGGCGACAGGAAAGGCACTTTTAATATATCCACCGTTGCCGCGTTTGTGGCGGCAGGGGCGGGCGTTACCGTGGCAAAACACGGCAACCGCTCCGTATCCAGTTCTTGCGGCAGCGCCGACCTTCTTGAAGAACTGGGTATTGATATAAATCTTAAAGAGGCGGACCTGGAAGAATGCCTGAACAGCCTCGGTATTGCCTTTCTTTTCGCGCCAAACCTCCATCCGGCGATGAAATACGCGGCGCCGGTAAGGAAAGAGATAGGCATAAGGACTATTTTTAACCTGTTGGGCCCCCTTACCAATCCCGCCTCAGCCACGCATCAGCTTATAGGCGTTTATGACGCGGGCTGGACAAAGCCGCTTGCCTGTGTTTTGGGCAGGCTGGGGGCGAGGCATGCCCTTGTTGTCCACGGGAAGGACGGACTTGATGAGGTGACCACTGTCTCCGATACGCTGGTTTCCGAATACAGGGGAGGCAGAGTAAGGTCATATAAAATAAACCCGCGGGATTTCGGCATTAAGCGTTCAGAACCAGATGACCTCTGCGGCGGCAGCAGAGAGGTCAATGCCGAGATCGCCATGGATGTGCTTGAAGGCGGCCGCGGGGCTAAGAGGGACATTGTCGTCCTTAACGCCGGATGCGCGATATACGCCGCGGACAAAGCGCGCGGCATTAAGGAAGGCATAAAAATGGCCGAGCGTTCTCTGGATTCAAAAGCGGCATTAAAGAAACTTGAACTGCTCAGGTCGTATTCACCCCGCCCTTTTGGTTCGTTACAATCTGTAAGAAACCCAAAAGGGCGGGGTTCACAGGCGGCGAAGAAATGA
- the trpC gene encoding indole-3-glycerol phosphate synthase TrpC, which produces MKQNFLKEAIDRKKQKVAELKQSFPEEQLKEKIASMGGTLGFREAVSKPKKINLIAEIKKASPSCGAIRPDISVAEVAGIYKDAGAAAISVLTEESFFAGSIEDLRVVRETVDIPILRKDFIIDPYQIFESRAFGADAVLLIAGALTNEAIKSMTSLAGTLGLDCLVEVHNEKELKRALNLKAPLIGVNNRDLNTLEVDFKTTEKLIYLIPRDKTIVVESGIKTHQDVLFLKILGINAVLIGEALMRAEDISAGVKDIMGW; this is translated from the coding sequence ATGAAGCAGAATTTCCTGAAAGAGGCCATAGATAGAAAGAAGCAGAAGGTCGCGGAGCTCAAGCAGTCCTTTCCCGAAGAGCAGCTTAAGGAGAAGATCGCGTCTATGGGCGGTACTTTGGGTTTCAGGGAGGCGGTCTCAAAGCCGAAGAAAATAAATCTTATTGCCGAGATCAAAAAGGCGTCTCCTTCCTGCGGGGCGATCAGGCCGGACATCAGCGTCGCGGAAGTCGCCGGGATCTACAAAGACGCGGGCGCGGCAGCCATATCGGTGTTGACTGAAGAGTCGTTCTTTGCCGGCAGTATCGAAGATTTGAGAGTGGTGAGAGAAACAGTTGATATCCCTATCCTGCGCAAGGATTTCATAATAGACCCTTATCAGATCTTTGAGTCGCGCGCGTTCGGCGCGGACGCGGTGCTGCTCATAGCCGGCGCCCTTACCAACGAGGCGATCAAATCAATGACGTCTCTTGCCGGAACGCTGGGGCTTGACTGCCTTGTGGAGGTGCATAATGAAAAAGAGCTGAAGCGCGCGCTCAACCTGAAAGCCCCTCTCATAGGCGTTAATAACAGGGACCTGAATACCCTGGAGGTTGATTTTAAGACCACCGAGAAACTGATCTATCTTATCCCGCGCGACAAGACCATTGTCGTTGAAAGCGGGATCAAAACCCACCAGGACGTCCTCTTTCTTAAAATTCTGGGCATAAACGCCGTGCTTATCGGGGAGGCGCTTATGCGCGCCGAAGATATTTCCGCGGGCGTTAAAGACATAATGGGATGGTAA
- the trpB gene encoding tryptophan synthase subunit beta: MIPDKTGHFGAFGGKFVPETLIFALDELEKAYAKAKKDKAFASELKYYLRDYAGRPTPLYFAANLSRKAGAKIYLKREDLLHTGAHKINNTLGQILLARRMNKRRIIAETGAGQHGVATATVCALFGMKCRVYMGEEDIARQRLNVFRMKLLGAEVSRVKSGSRTLKDATSEAIRDWVTNVRDTHYIIGSVVGPHPYPMMVRDFQSVLGAEARRQIMRKEGRLPDYLLACVGGGSNAMGLFYKFFADRSVKFIGVEGAGKGIGSGAHSASLLAGTTGVLHGSKSSLLQDRYGQIKNAHSIAAGLDYPGTGPEHAYYKSTGRARYVAVADRQALEGFKMLSELEGIIPALESAHAIYYLTKMKSYLKKNDIVIVCLSGRGDKDIDIIMEYTPHSRVGNVNLSIAR, encoded by the coding sequence ATGATACCGGACAAAACAGGACATTTTGGCGCATTCGGCGGAAAGTTCGTGCCCGAGACCTTGATCTTCGCTCTTGATGAATTGGAAAAGGCGTATGCAAAGGCAAAGAAGGACAAGGCCTTTGCTTCAGAGCTCAAATACTACCTGCGTGACTACGCGGGCAGGCCGACACCGCTTTATTTCGCGGCGAATTTAAGCAGGAAGGCCGGAGCGAAGATCTACCTTAAGCGCGAAGACCTGCTGCACACCGGCGCCCACAAGATAAACAATACCTTAGGGCAGATACTCCTGGCCAGGAGAATGAATAAGCGCAGGATAATCGCGGAGACAGGGGCCGGCCAGCACGGCGTTGCCACGGCTACCGTGTGCGCGCTGTTTGGCATGAAATGCAGGGTCTATATGGGGGAAGAGGACATAGCCAGGCAGCGCTTAAATGTCTTTCGCATGAAATTATTAGGGGCTGAGGTGAGCCGGGTGAAGAGCGGTTCGCGCACTCTTAAAGACGCTACCTCCGAGGCAATACGCGATTGGGTCACCAATGTCAGGGATACTCATTATATAATCGGCTCTGTTGTCGGGCCGCACCCGTATCCGATGATGGTCAGGGATTTTCAGTCAGTGCTTGGCGCTGAGGCAAGGAGGCAGATCATGCGGAAGGAAGGCCGGCTGCCGGATTATCTGCTTGCCTGCGTAGGCGGAGGAAGCAACGCCATGGGCCTGTTCTATAAATTCTTTGCCGACCGGTCTGTTAAATTCATCGGCGTCGAAGGCGCGGGAAAAGGCATCGGCAGCGGGGCGCATTCCGCCTCGCTCCTTGCCGGCACAACAGGCGTGCTGCACGGTTCCAAATCAAGCCTGCTTCAAGACAGGTACGGCCAGATAAAGAACGCCCACTCCATAGCGGCAGGGCTTGACTATCCCGGCACAGGCCCCGAACACGCGTATTATAAATCAACAGGCAGGGCCAGATACGTCGCGGTCGCGGACAGGCAGGCGCTGGAAGGGTTCAAGATGCTTTCTGAATTAGAAGGTATTATTCCCGCGCTTGAATCCGCGCACGCTATATATTACCTTACGAAGATGAAATCGTATTTGAAGAAAAATGACATTGTAATAGTTTGCCTCTCTGGTAGAGGTGATAAGGATATTGATATAATTATGGAGTATACCCCACACTCACGTGTGGGGAATGTCAATCTAAGCATAGCCAGATGA
- the trpA gene encoding tryptophan synthase subunit alpha, with protein MMTNRIDRKFKELRSQKKSAFIAFITAGFPSLNATEKLVLGLEKRGVDIIELGVPFSDPLADGPIIQASSLYSLKRKTNLSKILSLVKKIRMQTQIPICLMTYVNPVLAMGEKEFLLRAKQSGVDGIIVPDLPPEEASGLIRHARKQAVHTIFFLSPTSGIKRIKYVAKRSRGFIYYVSLTGVTGARKSLETDLKSRIRMIKRHVKLPVCVGFGVSTAEHVSRVKALADGVIVGSAIIDNIRANLKRPDMLRRALDFVKSINV; from the coding sequence ATGATGACAAATAGAATCGATAGGAAATTTAAGGAACTCAGATCGCAAAAGAAAAGCGCATTCATTGCCTTTATAACCGCCGGCTTCCCCAGTTTAAACGCCACAGAGAAACTAGTGCTGGGGCTTGAGAAGCGCGGCGTGGACATTATCGAGCTGGGAGTGCCGTTTTCTGACCCGCTCGCGGACGGCCCCATAATTCAGGCATCCTCGCTTTATTCTTTAAAAAGAAAGACCAATTTAAGCAAGATACTCTCGTTGGTAAAGAAGATCAGGATGCAGACACAGATACCCATATGCCTGATGACATACGTAAATCCTGTCCTCGCGATGGGAGAAAAGGAATTTCTGCTCCGCGCGAAGCAGAGCGGCGTTGACGGCATAATAGTCCCTGACTTGCCGCCTGAAGAGGCCTCCGGTCTGATAAGGCACGCGAGGAAGCAGGCAGTGCATACCATTTTCTTTCTCTCGCCCACAAGCGGCATCAAAAGGATCAAATATGTAGCGAAGCGTTCCAGAGGATTTATTTATTATGTGTCGCTTACCGGCGTTACCGGAGCCAGGAAGAGCCTGGAAACAGACCTGAAAAGCAGGATCAGGATGATCAAGAGGCATGTAAAATTACCGGTATGCGTGGGATTCGGCGTATCCACGGCTGAGCATGTAAGCCGCGTAAAGGCGTTAGCCGACGGCGTGATCGTAGGCAGCGCGATAATAGATAATATCCGCGCCAACCTGAAAAGGCCCGATATGCTGAGGCGGGCGCTTGATTTCGTAAAGTCAATCAATGTATAA
- a CDS encoding pitrilysin family protein, producing the protein MYNKTTLDNGIRVITYNMPEMNSVSFGIWINAGSRNEEAGQKGIAHLLEHMVFKGSRNYSGRRIKESLEGAGGALNASTSEELTCYFVKIPAEFQRLAVQIISDMALYPLIEEAELAKEKGVIIEEIKMYRDLPQVFVYDLMDSLLWPEHPLGINVAGTEETVAAINRQQLFAFRDQFYDPANIVITAAGRVNHDPLLKELNGIFKAVKKQEAAGCLEFKGRQEKIQVKIMDKPTEQSHLVIGFHGLSRGDPKRYKLSLLNIILGGNMSSRLFNEVREDRGLAYEIGSAVKRFKDTGAFLVHAGIDNKKVTEAIEVILKQIYGIKKDLVSDDELKRAKDFYIGQLKMALEDTLDHMVWLGEPEVTMGRTFTPEEVYAEISRINAADLRGVAGDIFVKDGLNIALIGPLKSREKEISGCAERTGS; encoded by the coding sequence ATGTATAACAAGACAACGCTGGATAACGGCATAAGAGTTATTACCTATAATATGCCGGAGATGAACTCCGTATCGTTCGGCATATGGATAAACGCGGGCTCAAGGAATGAAGAGGCGGGCCAGAAAGGCATTGCCCACCTGCTTGAGCATATGGTTTTCAAGGGCTCGCGTAATTATTCCGGCCGCCGGATAAAAGAGTCCCTTGAAGGCGCGGGGGGAGCGTTAAACGCCTCCACTTCGGAAGAGCTCACCTGTTATTTTGTGAAGATACCCGCGGAGTTCCAGCGGCTGGCCGTTCAGATCATATCCGATATGGCGCTTTATCCGCTGATAGAGGAGGCAGAGCTCGCCAAGGAGAAAGGCGTCATAATTGAAGAGATAAAGATGTACAGAGACCTGCCGCAGGTCTTTGTATACGACCTGATGGATTCGCTTCTCTGGCCGGAACACCCGTTAGGCATAAATGTCGCGGGGACCGAGGAGACGGTCGCCGCCATAAACAGGCAGCAGCTATTTGCCTTCAGGGATCAGTTCTATGATCCGGCCAACATTGTTATTACCGCGGCCGGCAGGGTCAACCACGACCCGCTGTTGAAAGAATTGAACGGCATATTTAAGGCCGTTAAGAAGCAAGAGGCGGCCGGGTGCCTGGAGTTCAAGGGCAGGCAGGAAAAGATCCAGGTGAAGATCATGGATAAGCCCACTGAACAGTCGCACCTCGTGATCGGTTTTCACGGATTAAGCCGCGGCGACCCAAAGAGGTATAAGCTTTCATTGCTCAACATAATCTTAGGCGGGAATATGTCCAGCCGCCTCTTCAACGAGGTAAGGGAAGACAGGGGGCTTGCCTATGAGATAGGCAGCGCGGTCAAGAGGTTCAAAGACACTGGCGCCTTTCTTGTGCACGCGGGCATAGACAATAAAAAGGTCACTGAGGCGATAGAGGTAATACTGAAGCAGATATACGGCATTAAGAAAGACCTGGTCAGCGATGATGAATTGAAACGGGCAAAGGATTTTTATATCGGCCAGCTCAAGATGGCTTTAGAAGATACATTGGACCATATGGTATGGTTAGGCGAGCCGGAAGTCACGATGGGCAGGACATTTACGCCGGAAGAAGTATACGCGGAGATCTCCCGCATCAACGCCGCTGACCTGCGCGGCGTGGCAGGGGATATATTTGTGAAAGACGGATTGAATATAGCCCTTATCGGGCCGCTGAAGTCCAGGGAGAAAGAGATCAGTGGATGCGCAGAAAGAACAGGTAGTTAA
- the mgtE gene encoding magnesium transporter codes for MDAQKEQVVNKGSRRSTPSVFALFLPEIRELLAVKNFQELKNLIRGVHSMDIAEGWRLLEPNEKLLIFKLLSFKRAVELFENLRFEEQSFLLDNLGSVEIASILNEMASDERAHLFKDLPEKIIKKLFSLMKKEEVDDVRTLLKFEENTAGSLMTTEFVILKKDFTARKAILRVQESHKAGQAKNIYSVYVVDDEHRLIGGLSLQDLITAPPDMLLKDLLSHAELIKINVNSPKEDVAIQFSRYDLLDAPVVNDSDQLVGIITIDDVVDLIHRQATAEIYEIGKMGPAGGKEIRYETASVGELVKRRAGWLIALLIIDFMTGKVLKTYEGSLTAVVALTFFIPMLLDTGGNAGNQAAITIIRGLATGDVNFKNVWKVARLEIIAAFIMALIVASVAFVRAVMLQGDIMLSLVVGSTMGLIVILAILTGVCLPLFSKKIGLDPAVLAGPITTSVVDIVGLIIYFKIAQFLIPALN; via the coding sequence GTGGATGCGCAGAAAGAACAGGTAGTTAATAAGGGCTCCAGGAGGTCAACGCCCAGCGTATTCGCCTTATTTCTGCCTGAAATAAGGGAGCTGCTGGCAGTCAAGAACTTTCAGGAGCTGAAGAACCTGATCAGGGGCGTGCATTCCATGGATATCGCCGAGGGATGGCGCCTGCTCGAGCCAAATGAGAAACTCCTGATCTTTAAGCTGTTGAGCTTCAAACGGGCTGTGGAGTTGTTTGAAAATCTCAGGTTTGAGGAACAGTCGTTCCTGCTGGATAATCTCGGCAGCGTTGAGATCGCTTCGATCTTGAATGAGATGGCCTCCGATGAAAGGGCGCACTTATTTAAAGACCTCCCCGAGAAGATAATAAAGAAGCTGTTCTCCTTGATGAAGAAGGAGGAGGTTGACGATGTGCGCACCCTGCTTAAGTTTGAAGAAAACACGGCAGGCAGCCTGATGACCACCGAGTTTGTTATCCTTAAGAAGGACTTTACCGCGCGCAAGGCAATACTCAGGGTCCAGGAAAGCCATAAGGCCGGCCAGGCAAAGAATATCTATTCGGTTTACGTGGTTGATGACGAACACCGCCTTATCGGCGGTTTAAGCCTGCAGGACCTTATAACCGCGCCGCCGGATATGCTGCTTAAGGACCTGCTTTCGCACGCCGAATTAATAAAGATAAATGTAAACAGCCCGAAGGAGGATGTCGCCATTCAGTTCTCGCGCTATGACCTCCTTGACGCCCCGGTAGTTAACGACTCAGATCAGCTCGTAGGCATTATTACTATTGACGACGTTGTTGATTTGATACACCGCCAGGCCACCGCCGAGATCTACGAAATAGGCAAGATGGGCCCGGCAGGCGGCAAGGAAATACGCTATGAAACGGCAAGCGTAGGGGAGCTGGTTAAAAGGCGCGCCGGATGGCTGATAGCTCTTTTGATCATAGATTTTATGACCGGGAAAGTTCTTAAGACGTATGAGGGATCGTTGACCGCCGTCGTAGCCCTTACCTTCTTTATTCCGATGCTTCTTGATACCGGAGGCAACGCGGGAAACCAGGCGGCCATAACCATAATCAGGGGTCTGGCAACAGGCGATGTAAATTTTAAGAACGTATGGAAAGTGGCGCGCCTGGAAATAATAGCGGCTTTTATTATGGCGTTGATCGTGGCTTCAGTCGCCTTTGTAAGGGCGGTCATGCTCCAGGGAGACATCATGCTTTCCCTGGTAGTCGGTTCTACCATGGGCCTTATCGTGATACTTGCTATCTTAACCGGGGTCTGTCTCCCTCTGTTCTCAAAGAAAATAGGCCTGGACCCGGCGGTCCTGGCAGGCCCTATCACAACGAGCGTAGTTGATATCGTGGGATTGATAATATATTTCAAGATCGCCCAATTCCTGATCCCCGCGTTAAACTGA
- a CDS encoding hemolysin family protein: MENFFTLPAIFTVLAVLVILSAFFSLSETSVIALSKIKLRHMVERGVRRARSVQRLVTKLDRFIAAILISNNFVNIAISAIVTAVFIGVFGPRKGVVAATFLSSLLILVFCDMIPKLIAVRFPDKMALLTSYIMEGLIVVLNPLVTLFTGFSSFVLKCFGVEPGKRKPLISEEELRVMIEVGKEEGVVSDEERKMLHRIFEFGDTMVSEVMVPKEKMAAMDISKGAEGLLTILTEEGYSRIPVYRDSIDNILGVIYARDILYIYYNKGLIVVEDILHQPLFVPPAKRVNELLSEFQTKKVQIAIIKDDKGITLGLVTLEDLLEEIVGEIEEEKHR; this comes from the coding sequence ATGGAGAACTTTTTTACTTTACCGGCAATATTCACCGTCCTCGCCGTTCTTGTCATTCTTTCCGCTTTCTTTTCTTTATCGGAGACCTCCGTTATCGCCCTGAGCAAGATCAAATTGAGGCATATGGTGGAAAGGGGCGTAAGGCGCGCCAGGAGCGTACAGCGGCTGGTGACGAAATTAGACAGGTTTATCGCGGCGATCCTCATAAGCAACAATTTTGTGAATATAGCGATCTCCGCGATCGTGACCGCGGTCTTTATCGGCGTCTTCGGGCCGCGCAAAGGCGTTGTCGCCGCCACGTTTCTCTCCTCGCTGCTCATCCTTGTGTTTTGCGATATGATACCCAAGCTTATCGCCGTAAGGTTTCCCGATAAGATGGCGTTATTGACCTCTTATATTATGGAGGGGCTGATAGTAGTCCTTAATCCGTTGGTAACTTTGTTCACGGGTTTCAGTTCGTTTGTGCTTAAGTGTTTCGGCGTCGAACCGGGAAAACGCAAGCCCCTGATCTCGGAAGAGGAATTGCGGGTTATGATCGAGGTGGGCAAGGAAGAAGGGGTGGTAAGCGATGAGGAAAGAAAGATGCTGCACCGCATATTTGAATTCGGAGACACCATGGTAAGCGAGGTGATGGTGCCGAAGGAAAAAATGGCGGCTATGGATATAAGCAAGGGGGCGGAGGGCCTGCTTACCATACTTACCGAAGAGGGTTATTCCCGCATTCCGGTTTACAGGGACTCAATAGACAATATACTCGGAGTGATATATGCCAGGGATATCCTGTATATCTATTATAACAAAGGGCTGATAGTAGTAGAGGATATTTTGCATCAGCCGTTGTTTGTGCCGCCCGCCAAACGCGTTAATGAACTGTTGAGCGAATTTCAGACCAAAAAGGTGCAGATCGCCATAATCAAGGATGATAAAGGCATAACGCTGGGGCTGGTTACGCTTGAGGATCTGCTGGAAGAGATAGTAGGCGAGATAGAAGAGGAAAAACACAGGTGA
- the rsfS gene encoding ribosome silencing factor: protein MAHLALDKKAEDLHVLDMRGVANFCDYFVLASGSSTRQVKAIAENIGEGLQNSGEKDFSIEGLSESLWVLIDSRDVIVHIFYAPLRGYYALEKLWADAKRVRVSKR from the coding sequence ATAGCTCATCTCGCGCTTGATAAAAAGGCGGAGGATCTGCATGTCCTTGATATGAGGGGGGTAGCAAATTTCTGCGACTATTTTGTCCTGGCAAGCGGCTCATCCACGCGCCAGGTAAAGGCGATCGCGGAAAACATAGGCGAGGGGCTTCAAAACAGCGGCGAAAAGGACTTCTCCATAGAGGGGCTATCGGAGAGCCTTTGGGTGCTGATTGACTCCAGGGATGTGATCGTCCATATATTCTACGCGCCGCTTCGCGGGTACTACGCCCTTGAAAAGTTATGGGCGGACGCGAAAAGGGTAAGGGTAAGCAAGAGATGA
- a CDS encoding GAF domain-containing protein, which produces MRDLYELIRLVNSTHDLNRVLNIITRKVSNMVDAKVCSLRLLDRDKKELILRSYHGPYRRSHLSKGNLKMGESISGRAIKEKKAYIIADLYKDSLYKSPEIARHEGVRSLLTVPLLDRGKALGVLSVYSDKPNRYHMDDLHLLSIVASQVAVAISNARLFQEIESNYINTVKVLVNTIDAKDSYIYGHSEKVAIHSFAIARELDLSPEERQAVRTAGFLHDMGKISVDSAILRKKGFLNDDEWHEIEKHPEIGARIISQIPNLNHLAPLVLHHHARFGGGGYPDKNLKGADIPIGARIISVADAYEAMVSARPYRGALEHRIVVEELRSRSNSQFDPHIVHTFLKVLKKDQEPQEVSIV; this is translated from the coding sequence ATGAGAGACCTTTATGAACTGATACGGCTGGTTAATTCAACCCATGACCTTAACAGGGTATTGAATATAATAACCCGCAAGGTTTCAAATATGGTGGATGCTAAGGTGTGCAGCCTGCGGCTTCTTGACCGCGACAAAAAAGAATTGATACTGCGCTCTTATCACGGCCCATACAGAAGGTCGCATCTTTCCAAGGGTAATCTCAAGATGGGTGAGTCCATATCCGGCAGGGCGATCAAGGAAAAGAAGGCGTATATCATAGCCGACCTTTACAAGGATTCGCTTTATAAGTCCCCGGAGATCGCCAGGCACGAGGGGGTGCGCTCCCTCTTAACGGTCCCCCTTCTTGACAGGGGAAAGGCGCTCGGCGTCTTGAGCGTATATTCCGATAAGCCGAACAGGTACCACATGGATGACCTGCACCTGCTTTCAATAGTGGCATCCCAGGTTGCCGTTGCCATATCAAACGCCCGGCTCTTTCAGGAGATCGAGTCCAACTATATTAATACCGTAAAGGTGCTGGTGAATACGATAGACGCCAAGGATAGCTATATCTACGGCCATTCCGAGAAAGTGGCGATACACTCTTTTGCCATAGCCAGAGAGCTGGACCTGAGCCCGGAGGAAAGGCAGGCGGTAAGGACCGCCGGTTTTCTGCATGATATGGGAAAGATCTCCGTTGACAGCGCCATACTCAGAAAGAAAGGTTTCCTAAATGACGATGAGTGGCACGAGATAGAGAAGCATCCGGAGATAGGCGCGCGCATAATAAGCCAGATCCCCAACCTTAATCACCTGGCGCCGCTGGTGCTGCATCATCATGCCAGGTTTGGAGGCGGAGGCTACCCGGATAAAAACTTGAAAGGCGCGGATATCCCCATAGGCGCGCGCATAATATCTGTAGCAGACGCTTACGAAGCCATGGTTTCCGCCAGGCCATACCGCGGCGCCCTTGAACACAGGATCGTCGTAGAAGAACTCAGAAGCCGTTCCAACAGCCAGTTTGATCCTCATATCGTCCACACCTTTCTAAAAGTACTTAAGAAAGATCAGGAACCGCAGGAAGTGAGCATTGTATAG